A single region of the Montipora capricornis isolate CH-2021 chromosome 13, ASM3666992v2, whole genome shotgun sequence genome encodes:
- the LOC138030138 gene encoding uncharacterized protein isoform X1, with translation MSLLCVRCKRKKARLMQPVEFNAPRWQSNDSPRSPNASMHNNEVHEPRRKENMQHMYTNMSALNKQNHEWEYPREKVRIKKYIGKGAFVLVAKAFVDDLGIVAIKIPKVKARQSNKEALLAEYELMKQLQHPNIIRLMGAVTLSDPIMVMFEYIPYGDLLGFLKRSRGLDDQYFNDPDVKPTSPLTPQQLLKFAGEIADGMTYLEANKIIHRDLAARNVLLGEEETCKITDFGMARDVQQNDIYFKSSRGRLPVKWTAIESLLYGICTTESDVWSYGIVLYEIFTIGGNPYPNIQDHRIPYMLKDNYRMPQPVHLDDEIYALMCECWQNDPNDRPTFEAISSTIRRLQRCHKQVHKPEWEYPREKVRIEKYIGKGAFGVVAKAFVDDLGIVAIKIPKVEATESNKEDLLAEYELVKQLQHPNIIRLMGAVTLSDPIMVMFEYIPYGDLLGFLKRSRGLDDQYFNDPDIKPSSSLTSEQLLKFSGEIADGMAYLEAWKIIHRDLAARNVLVGEEETCKITDFGMARDVQQNDIYFKRSRGRLPVKWTAIESLLYGICTTQSDVWSYGIVLYEIFTIGGKPYPDIQGHRIPYVLKNNYRMPQPVHLDDEIYALMCECWQNDPNDRPTFEAISSTIRRLQRCHKEIIYMNVYDDNLYGNVEDLD, from the exons ATGAGCTTGTTATGCGTCAGATGTAAACGCAAGAAAG CCAGACTCATGCAACCCGTTGAATTTAACGCCCCTCGCTGGCA GTCTAATGATTCGCCAAGGTCTCCAAACGCTAGCATGCATAATAACGAG GTACATGAGCCACGACGAAAAGAGAATATGCAACACATGTATACCAATATGTCGGccttaaacaaacaaaatcatgaATGGGAATACCCTCGAGAAAAAGTTCGCATCAAGAAGTACATTGGCAAAGGGGCGTTTGTCCTTGTCGCTAAGGCGTTTGTAGATGACCTTGGAATTGTGGCTATTAaaattccaaaag TCAAAGCAAGACAGTCAAACAAGGAAGCTCTTTTGGCGGAGTATGAACTTATGAAGCAGCTTCAACATCCCAATATTATACGACTGATGGGAGCTGTGACGCTGTCAG ATCCGATCATGGTAATGTTCGAGTATATTCCATACGGTGATTTGCTCGGATTTCTGAAGAGAAGTCGAGGTCTTGATGACCAATATTTCAATGACCCTGACGTTAAACCGACAAGTCCTCTTACACCACAGCAGCTTTTGAAGTTTGCTGGGGAAATTGCTGATGGTATGACATATTTGGAAGCGAATAAG ATAATTCACCGAGACTTGGCAGCCAGGAATGTGCTTTTGGGAGAAGAAGAAACATGTAAAATCACGGATTTTGGAATGGCAAGAGACGTGCAGCAAAATGATATCTATTTTAAATCATCGAGG GGTCGCTTACCAGTAAAGTGGACTGCAATAGAGTCGTTACTTTATGGGATATGCACAACAGAAAGTGATGT ATGGAGCTATGGTATTGTCCTCTACGAAATTTTCACCATTG GTGGTAATCCTTATCCAAATATTCAAGATCATCGGATTCCTTATATGTTAAAGGATAACTACCGAATGCCTCAACCGGTACACTTGGATGATGAAAT CTATGCCCTGATGTGCGAGTGTTGGCAAAACGATCCAAATGATCGACCAACATTCGAAGCCATCAGCTCTACAATCAGGAGATTGCAGCGATGTCATAAG caGGTACATAAACCTGAATGGGAATACCCTCGAGAAAAAGTTCGCATCGAGAAGTACATTGGCAAAGGGGCGTTTGGCGTTGTCGCTAAGGCGTTTGTAGATGACCTTGGAATTGTGGCTATTAaaattccaaaag TCGAAGCAACGGAGTCCAACAAAGAAGATCTTTTGGCGGAGTATGAGCTTGTGAAACAGCTTCAACATCCTAATATTATACGATTGATGGGAGCTGTGACTCTGTCAG ATCCAATCATGGTAATGTTCGAGTATATTCCATACGGTGATTTGCTCGGATTTCTGAAGAGGAGTCGAGGTCTTGATGACCAATATTTCAACGACCCTGACATTAAACCGAGCAGTTCTCTTACATCAGAGCAGCTTTTGAAGTTTTCTGGGGAAATTGCTGATGGTATGGCATATTTGGAAGCGTGGAAG ATAATTCACCGAGACTTGGCAGCCAGGAATGTGCTTGTAGGAGAAGAAGAAACATGTAAAATCACCGATTTTGGAATGGCAAGAGACGTGCAGCAAAATGATATCTATTTTAAACGATCGAGG GGTCGGTTACCAGTAAAGTGGACTGCAATAGAGTCGTTACTTTATGGGATATGCACAACACAAAGTGATGT TTGGAGCTATGGTATTGTCCTTTACGAAATTTTCACTATTG GTGGTAAACCTTATCCAGATATTCAAGGTCATCGGATTCCTTACGTGTTGAAGAATAACTACCGAATGCCTCAACCAGTACACTTGGATGATGAAAT CTATGCCCTGATGTGCGAGTGTTGGCAAAACGATCCAAATGATCGACCAACATTCGAAGCCATCAGCTCTACAATCAGGAGATTGCAGCGATGTCATAAG GAAATCATCTACATGAATGTATACGACGACAATCTGTATGGCAATGTAGAGGACCTTGATTGA
- the LOC138030138 gene encoding uncharacterized protein isoform X2 yields MSLLCVRCKRKKARLMQPVEFNAPRWQSNDSPRSPNASMHNNEVHEPRRKENMQHMYTNMSALNKQNHEWEYPREKVRIKKYIGKGAFVLVAKAFVDDLGIVAIKIPKVKARQSNKEALLAEYELMKQLQHPNIIRLMGAVTLSDPIMVMFEYIPYGDLLGFLKRSRGLDDQYFNDPDVKPTSPLTPQQLLKFAGEIADGMTYLEANKIIHRDLAARNVLLGEEETCKITDFGMARDVQQNDIYFKSSRGRLPVKWTAIESLLYGICTTESDVWSYGIVLYEIFTIGGNPYPNIQDHRIPYMLKDNYRMPQPVHLDDEIYALMCECWQNDPNDRPTFEAISSTIRRLQRCHKVHKPEWEYPREKVRIEKYIGKGAFGVVAKAFVDDLGIVAIKIPKVEATESNKEDLLAEYELVKQLQHPNIIRLMGAVTLSDPIMVMFEYIPYGDLLGFLKRSRGLDDQYFNDPDIKPSSSLTSEQLLKFSGEIADGMAYLEAWKIIHRDLAARNVLVGEEETCKITDFGMARDVQQNDIYFKRSRGRLPVKWTAIESLLYGICTTQSDVWSYGIVLYEIFTIGGKPYPDIQGHRIPYVLKNNYRMPQPVHLDDEIYALMCECWQNDPNDRPTFEAISSTIRRLQRCHKEIIYMNVYDDNLYGNVEDLD; encoded by the exons ATGAGCTTGTTATGCGTCAGATGTAAACGCAAGAAAG CCAGACTCATGCAACCCGTTGAATTTAACGCCCCTCGCTGGCA GTCTAATGATTCGCCAAGGTCTCCAAACGCTAGCATGCATAATAACGAG GTACATGAGCCACGACGAAAAGAGAATATGCAACACATGTATACCAATATGTCGGccttaaacaaacaaaatcatgaATGGGAATACCCTCGAGAAAAAGTTCGCATCAAGAAGTACATTGGCAAAGGGGCGTTTGTCCTTGTCGCTAAGGCGTTTGTAGATGACCTTGGAATTGTGGCTATTAaaattccaaaag TCAAAGCAAGACAGTCAAACAAGGAAGCTCTTTTGGCGGAGTATGAACTTATGAAGCAGCTTCAACATCCCAATATTATACGACTGATGGGAGCTGTGACGCTGTCAG ATCCGATCATGGTAATGTTCGAGTATATTCCATACGGTGATTTGCTCGGATTTCTGAAGAGAAGTCGAGGTCTTGATGACCAATATTTCAATGACCCTGACGTTAAACCGACAAGTCCTCTTACACCACAGCAGCTTTTGAAGTTTGCTGGGGAAATTGCTGATGGTATGACATATTTGGAAGCGAATAAG ATAATTCACCGAGACTTGGCAGCCAGGAATGTGCTTTTGGGAGAAGAAGAAACATGTAAAATCACGGATTTTGGAATGGCAAGAGACGTGCAGCAAAATGATATCTATTTTAAATCATCGAGG GGTCGCTTACCAGTAAAGTGGACTGCAATAGAGTCGTTACTTTATGGGATATGCACAACAGAAAGTGATGT ATGGAGCTATGGTATTGTCCTCTACGAAATTTTCACCATTG GTGGTAATCCTTATCCAAATATTCAAGATCATCGGATTCCTTATATGTTAAAGGATAACTACCGAATGCCTCAACCGGTACACTTGGATGATGAAAT CTATGCCCTGATGTGCGAGTGTTGGCAAAACGATCCAAATGATCGACCAACATTCGAAGCCATCAGCTCTACAATCAGGAGATTGCAGCGATGTCATAAG GTACATAAACCTGAATGGGAATACCCTCGAGAAAAAGTTCGCATCGAGAAGTACATTGGCAAAGGGGCGTTTGGCGTTGTCGCTAAGGCGTTTGTAGATGACCTTGGAATTGTGGCTATTAaaattccaaaag TCGAAGCAACGGAGTCCAACAAAGAAGATCTTTTGGCGGAGTATGAGCTTGTGAAACAGCTTCAACATCCTAATATTATACGATTGATGGGAGCTGTGACTCTGTCAG ATCCAATCATGGTAATGTTCGAGTATATTCCATACGGTGATTTGCTCGGATTTCTGAAGAGGAGTCGAGGTCTTGATGACCAATATTTCAACGACCCTGACATTAAACCGAGCAGTTCTCTTACATCAGAGCAGCTTTTGAAGTTTTCTGGGGAAATTGCTGATGGTATGGCATATTTGGAAGCGTGGAAG ATAATTCACCGAGACTTGGCAGCCAGGAATGTGCTTGTAGGAGAAGAAGAAACATGTAAAATCACCGATTTTGGAATGGCAAGAGACGTGCAGCAAAATGATATCTATTTTAAACGATCGAGG GGTCGGTTACCAGTAAAGTGGACTGCAATAGAGTCGTTACTTTATGGGATATGCACAACACAAAGTGATGT TTGGAGCTATGGTATTGTCCTTTACGAAATTTTCACTATTG GTGGTAAACCTTATCCAGATATTCAAGGTCATCGGATTCCTTACGTGTTGAAGAATAACTACCGAATGCCTCAACCAGTACACTTGGATGATGAAAT CTATGCCCTGATGTGCGAGTGTTGGCAAAACGATCCAAATGATCGACCAACATTCGAAGCCATCAGCTCTACAATCAGGAGATTGCAGCGATGTCATAAG GAAATCATCTACATGAATGTATACGACGACAATCTGTATGGCAATGTAGAGGACCTTGATTGA
- the LOC138030138 gene encoding proto-oncogene tyrosine-protein kinase receptor Ret-like isoform X3 — MHNNEVHEPRRKENMQHMYTNMSALNKQNHEWEYPREKVRIKKYIGKGAFVLVAKAFVDDLGIVAIKIPKVKARQSNKEALLAEYELMKQLQHPNIIRLMGAVTLSDPIMVMFEYIPYGDLLGFLKRSRGLDDQYFNDPDVKPTSPLTPQQLLKFAGEIADGMTYLEANKIIHRDLAARNVLLGEEETCKITDFGMARDVQQNDIYFKSSRGRLPVKWTAIESLLYGICTTESDVWSYGIVLYEIFTIGGNPYPNIQDHRIPYMLKDNYRMPQPVHLDDEIYALMCECWQNDPNDRPTFEAISSTIRRLQRCHKQVHKPEWEYPREKVRIEKYIGKGAFGVVAKAFVDDLGIVAIKIPKVEATESNKEDLLAEYELVKQLQHPNIIRLMGAVTLSDPIMVMFEYIPYGDLLGFLKRSRGLDDQYFNDPDIKPSSSLTSEQLLKFSGEIADGMAYLEAWKIIHRDLAARNVLVGEEETCKITDFGMARDVQQNDIYFKRSRGRLPVKWTAIESLLYGICTTQSDVWSYGIVLYEIFTIGGKPYPDIQGHRIPYVLKNNYRMPQPVHLDDEIYALMCECWQNDPNDRPTFEAISSTIRRLQRCHKEIIYMNVYDDNLYGNVEDLD, encoded by the exons ATGCATAATAACGAG GTACATGAGCCACGACGAAAAGAGAATATGCAACACATGTATACCAATATGTCGGccttaaacaaacaaaatcatgaATGGGAATACCCTCGAGAAAAAGTTCGCATCAAGAAGTACATTGGCAAAGGGGCGTTTGTCCTTGTCGCTAAGGCGTTTGTAGATGACCTTGGAATTGTGGCTATTAaaattccaaaag TCAAAGCAAGACAGTCAAACAAGGAAGCTCTTTTGGCGGAGTATGAACTTATGAAGCAGCTTCAACATCCCAATATTATACGACTGATGGGAGCTGTGACGCTGTCAG ATCCGATCATGGTAATGTTCGAGTATATTCCATACGGTGATTTGCTCGGATTTCTGAAGAGAAGTCGAGGTCTTGATGACCAATATTTCAATGACCCTGACGTTAAACCGACAAGTCCTCTTACACCACAGCAGCTTTTGAAGTTTGCTGGGGAAATTGCTGATGGTATGACATATTTGGAAGCGAATAAG ATAATTCACCGAGACTTGGCAGCCAGGAATGTGCTTTTGGGAGAAGAAGAAACATGTAAAATCACGGATTTTGGAATGGCAAGAGACGTGCAGCAAAATGATATCTATTTTAAATCATCGAGG GGTCGCTTACCAGTAAAGTGGACTGCAATAGAGTCGTTACTTTATGGGATATGCACAACAGAAAGTGATGT ATGGAGCTATGGTATTGTCCTCTACGAAATTTTCACCATTG GTGGTAATCCTTATCCAAATATTCAAGATCATCGGATTCCTTATATGTTAAAGGATAACTACCGAATGCCTCAACCGGTACACTTGGATGATGAAAT CTATGCCCTGATGTGCGAGTGTTGGCAAAACGATCCAAATGATCGACCAACATTCGAAGCCATCAGCTCTACAATCAGGAGATTGCAGCGATGTCATAAG caGGTACATAAACCTGAATGGGAATACCCTCGAGAAAAAGTTCGCATCGAGAAGTACATTGGCAAAGGGGCGTTTGGCGTTGTCGCTAAGGCGTTTGTAGATGACCTTGGAATTGTGGCTATTAaaattccaaaag TCGAAGCAACGGAGTCCAACAAAGAAGATCTTTTGGCGGAGTATGAGCTTGTGAAACAGCTTCAACATCCTAATATTATACGATTGATGGGAGCTGTGACTCTGTCAG ATCCAATCATGGTAATGTTCGAGTATATTCCATACGGTGATTTGCTCGGATTTCTGAAGAGGAGTCGAGGTCTTGATGACCAATATTTCAACGACCCTGACATTAAACCGAGCAGTTCTCTTACATCAGAGCAGCTTTTGAAGTTTTCTGGGGAAATTGCTGATGGTATGGCATATTTGGAAGCGTGGAAG ATAATTCACCGAGACTTGGCAGCCAGGAATGTGCTTGTAGGAGAAGAAGAAACATGTAAAATCACCGATTTTGGAATGGCAAGAGACGTGCAGCAAAATGATATCTATTTTAAACGATCGAGG GGTCGGTTACCAGTAAAGTGGACTGCAATAGAGTCGTTACTTTATGGGATATGCACAACACAAAGTGATGT TTGGAGCTATGGTATTGTCCTTTACGAAATTTTCACTATTG GTGGTAAACCTTATCCAGATATTCAAGGTCATCGGATTCCTTACGTGTTGAAGAATAACTACCGAATGCCTCAACCAGTACACTTGGATGATGAAAT CTATGCCCTGATGTGCGAGTGTTGGCAAAACGATCCAAATGATCGACCAACATTCGAAGCCATCAGCTCTACAATCAGGAGATTGCAGCGATGTCATAAG GAAATCATCTACATGAATGTATACGACGACAATCTGTATGGCAATGTAGAGGACCTTGATTGA
- the LOC138030138 gene encoding proto-oncogene tyrosine-protein kinase receptor Ret-like isoform X4 — protein MQHMYTNMSALNKQNHEWEYPREKVRIKKYIGKGAFVLVAKAFVDDLGIVAIKIPKVKARQSNKEALLAEYELMKQLQHPNIIRLMGAVTLSDPIMVMFEYIPYGDLLGFLKRSRGLDDQYFNDPDVKPTSPLTPQQLLKFAGEIADGMTYLEANKIIHRDLAARNVLLGEEETCKITDFGMARDVQQNDIYFKSSRGRLPVKWTAIESLLYGICTTESDVWSYGIVLYEIFTIGGNPYPNIQDHRIPYMLKDNYRMPQPVHLDDEIYALMCECWQNDPNDRPTFEAISSTIRRLQRCHKQVHKPEWEYPREKVRIEKYIGKGAFGVVAKAFVDDLGIVAIKIPKVEATESNKEDLLAEYELVKQLQHPNIIRLMGAVTLSDPIMVMFEYIPYGDLLGFLKRSRGLDDQYFNDPDIKPSSSLTSEQLLKFSGEIADGMAYLEAWKIIHRDLAARNVLVGEEETCKITDFGMARDVQQNDIYFKRSRGRLPVKWTAIESLLYGICTTQSDVWSYGIVLYEIFTIGGKPYPDIQGHRIPYVLKNNYRMPQPVHLDDEIYALMCECWQNDPNDRPTFEAISSTIRRLQRCHKEIIYMNVYDDNLYGNVEDLD, from the exons ATGCAACACATGTATACCAATATGTCGGccttaaacaaacaaaatcatgaATGGGAATACCCTCGAGAAAAAGTTCGCATCAAGAAGTACATTGGCAAAGGGGCGTTTGTCCTTGTCGCTAAGGCGTTTGTAGATGACCTTGGAATTGTGGCTATTAaaattccaaaag TCAAAGCAAGACAGTCAAACAAGGAAGCTCTTTTGGCGGAGTATGAACTTATGAAGCAGCTTCAACATCCCAATATTATACGACTGATGGGAGCTGTGACGCTGTCAG ATCCGATCATGGTAATGTTCGAGTATATTCCATACGGTGATTTGCTCGGATTTCTGAAGAGAAGTCGAGGTCTTGATGACCAATATTTCAATGACCCTGACGTTAAACCGACAAGTCCTCTTACACCACAGCAGCTTTTGAAGTTTGCTGGGGAAATTGCTGATGGTATGACATATTTGGAAGCGAATAAG ATAATTCACCGAGACTTGGCAGCCAGGAATGTGCTTTTGGGAGAAGAAGAAACATGTAAAATCACGGATTTTGGAATGGCAAGAGACGTGCAGCAAAATGATATCTATTTTAAATCATCGAGG GGTCGCTTACCAGTAAAGTGGACTGCAATAGAGTCGTTACTTTATGGGATATGCACAACAGAAAGTGATGT ATGGAGCTATGGTATTGTCCTCTACGAAATTTTCACCATTG GTGGTAATCCTTATCCAAATATTCAAGATCATCGGATTCCTTATATGTTAAAGGATAACTACCGAATGCCTCAACCGGTACACTTGGATGATGAAAT CTATGCCCTGATGTGCGAGTGTTGGCAAAACGATCCAAATGATCGACCAACATTCGAAGCCATCAGCTCTACAATCAGGAGATTGCAGCGATGTCATAAG caGGTACATAAACCTGAATGGGAATACCCTCGAGAAAAAGTTCGCATCGAGAAGTACATTGGCAAAGGGGCGTTTGGCGTTGTCGCTAAGGCGTTTGTAGATGACCTTGGAATTGTGGCTATTAaaattccaaaag TCGAAGCAACGGAGTCCAACAAAGAAGATCTTTTGGCGGAGTATGAGCTTGTGAAACAGCTTCAACATCCTAATATTATACGATTGATGGGAGCTGTGACTCTGTCAG ATCCAATCATGGTAATGTTCGAGTATATTCCATACGGTGATTTGCTCGGATTTCTGAAGAGGAGTCGAGGTCTTGATGACCAATATTTCAACGACCCTGACATTAAACCGAGCAGTTCTCTTACATCAGAGCAGCTTTTGAAGTTTTCTGGGGAAATTGCTGATGGTATGGCATATTTGGAAGCGTGGAAG ATAATTCACCGAGACTTGGCAGCCAGGAATGTGCTTGTAGGAGAAGAAGAAACATGTAAAATCACCGATTTTGGAATGGCAAGAGACGTGCAGCAAAATGATATCTATTTTAAACGATCGAGG GGTCGGTTACCAGTAAAGTGGACTGCAATAGAGTCGTTACTTTATGGGATATGCACAACACAAAGTGATGT TTGGAGCTATGGTATTGTCCTTTACGAAATTTTCACTATTG GTGGTAAACCTTATCCAGATATTCAAGGTCATCGGATTCCTTACGTGTTGAAGAATAACTACCGAATGCCTCAACCAGTACACTTGGATGATGAAAT CTATGCCCTGATGTGCGAGTGTTGGCAAAACGATCCAAATGATCGACCAACATTCGAAGCCATCAGCTCTACAATCAGGAGATTGCAGCGATGTCATAAG GAAATCATCTACATGAATGTATACGACGACAATCTGTATGGCAATGTAGAGGACCTTGATTGA